The Puniceicoccus vermicola DNA window CCCCCGGATTCGTTCGATTAACCTCCACAGAGCGTCCTCGTCGCCGGTTCGCACCACGAGCCCTCCACCAAGATCGAGCTCGAAACCGCTCTCCGATGCCGATCCGAAGGGAACGACCATCTCCACAAAGTCGCTCCGGTGCGAAGGTCCATTGCGGTCCCTGCTTTTGCGTCTCTGACCCAGCCAGG harbors:
- the tnpA gene encoding IS66 family insertion sequence element accessory protein TnpA; translation: SRGRKVLSDGERERLLEAYEGCGLTQKEFCRREGVNYHTFVSWLGQRRKSRDRNGPSHRSDFVEMVVPFGSASESGFELDLGGGLVVRTGDEDALWRLIERIRG